A genomic segment from Pseudomonas sp. S09G 359 encodes:
- the xerC gene encoding tyrosine recombinase XerC, whose protein sequence is MTESIRDPLTLYLTRLAPSSQLTMRYVLQDAADRLGFEDINLEDIAWHLLQPEHVIALVAALREDGYAPNTSSLYVNAVRGVMNEAWRLNLISQEHLLRMRMVKAAAGSRLGKGRNLRRTLIREMMDVCAADPRPQGLRDAAVIGILYGSGMRKSESVNLDLAQINFDERSLRVIGKGNKELIKYAPDWAFAKLQAWLAFRREQLKEGEQDDSFLFNRIRRGSHITRERITKHAIYYIARQRGEQVGVKIMPHDFRRSFITRVIEEHDLSIAQKLAHHTNIQTTASYDVRDDNERRRAVDRFDL, encoded by the coding sequence TTGACTGAGTCTATCCGCGACCCTCTGACCCTTTATCTCACCCGCCTGGCTCCCTCCAGCCAACTGACCATGCGCTACGTGCTGCAAGACGCCGCCGACCGCCTGGGCTTCGAGGACATCAACCTCGAAGACATTGCCTGGCACCTGCTGCAACCTGAACACGTGATCGCCCTGGTTGCGGCCTTGCGCGAGGACGGTTATGCGCCGAATACCTCGTCGCTGTACGTGAATGCGGTGCGCGGGGTCATGAACGAAGCCTGGCGATTGAACCTGATCAGCCAGGAACACCTGTTGCGCATGCGCATGGTCAAGGCCGCCGCCGGCAGCCGCCTGGGCAAGGGCCGTAACCTGCGCCGCACGCTGATCCGCGAAATGATGGACGTTTGCGCGGCCGACCCACGCCCGCAGGGCCTGCGGGACGCGGCGGTGATCGGTATTTTGTATGGCTCCGGCATGCGCAAGTCCGAATCGGTCAACCTTGACTTGGCCCAGATCAACTTCGACGAACGCAGCTTGCGGGTGATCGGCAAGGGCAATAAGGAACTGATCAAATACGCGCCCGACTGGGCCTTCGCCAAATTGCAGGCGTGGCTGGCGTTTCGGCGTGAGCAGCTCAAAGAGGGCGAACAGGACGACAGCTTCCTGTTCAACCGTATCCGCCGGGGCAGCCATATAACCCGCGAGCGCATCACCAAGCACGCGATCTACTACATCGCGCGCCAGCGTGGCGAGCAGGTGGGCGTAAAAATCATGCCCCATGACTTCCGTCGCTCGTTCATTACCCGCGTGATCGAGGAGCATGACCTGTCGATCGCGCAAAAGCTGGCGCACCACACCAACATCCAGACCACCGCCAGCTATGACGTACGTGACGATAATGAGCGGC